The Gemmatimonadota bacterium genome contains a region encoding:
- the glmM gene encoding phosphoglucosamine mutase has translation MAFEGLMVSVSGVRGRVGHALTPEVVAQFAAAFGAFSLGRSGSRTVVVGRDSRVSGPMFHRAVCAALQSVGADVLDLGMVPTPTVQLAVEHAHAAGGLAITASHNPVEWNALKFIGSSGLFLDAQEGAAMRAFLDGAIPRATWDGLGEVREDDAAIGRHIDAVLALPHLDVAGIRQRKFRVALDTCHGAGSRIMPPLLEALGCEVHVINAEPHGRFHRPPEPVAENLGELEALVRSTGAVVGFATDPDVDRLAVVGDAGKAIGEDWTLALAADVVLSRTPGTVVTNLSTSRILDDVASRHGGRVERAPVGEVNVAVKMRAVGAVIGGEGNGGVILPDLHLGRDAPLAAALILQLLHVRGGTVSAIVHSYPQYRIVKDKLDRPDASLDSVYAALRAGFPDAVVDTQDGLRLTWEDRWVHVRPSGTEPIVRVIAEGPTEADAKELVRRCRTPLDALAKG, from the coding sequence ATGGCGTTTGAAGGGCTTATGGTCAGCGTATCGGGCGTTCGGGGACGAGTCGGTCACGCCCTGACCCCAGAGGTCGTCGCGCAATTTGCCGCCGCGTTCGGGGCGTTCTCCCTGGGCCGATCGGGGTCGCGCACCGTGGTCGTGGGCCGGGACAGCCGCGTTTCGGGCCCCATGTTTCATCGCGCAGTATGCGCTGCCCTCCAGTCGGTGGGTGCGGATGTCCTCGACCTCGGGATGGTGCCGACTCCTACCGTTCAGCTGGCGGTTGAACACGCCCACGCAGCAGGGGGACTCGCGATCACGGCCAGTCACAACCCGGTCGAATGGAATGCGCTCAAGTTCATCGGTTCGTCGGGGCTCTTCCTGGATGCCCAGGAGGGGGCGGCGATGCGCGCCTTCCTCGACGGCGCGATTCCCCGGGCGACCTGGGACGGCCTGGGAGAGGTCCGCGAGGATGACGCGGCCATTGGGCGTCACATCGACGCCGTGCTCGCTCTGCCGCACCTCGACGTAGCAGGGATTCGGCAGCGCAAGTTCCGCGTCGCCCTGGATACCTGCCATGGGGCCGGATCACGCATCATGCCGCCGCTCTTGGAGGCGCTGGGATGCGAGGTCCACGTGATAAACGCCGAACCACACGGGCGCTTTCACCGGCCCCCCGAGCCGGTGGCGGAGAACCTCGGTGAACTGGAAGCGCTGGTCCGTTCGACCGGCGCTGTCGTGGGTTTTGCCACCGATCCGGATGTGGATCGATTGGCTGTGGTAGGCGACGCCGGAAAGGCGATTGGTGAGGATTGGACCCTCGCCCTGGCGGCGGACGTTGTCTTGTCGCGGACCCCAGGGACGGTCGTAACCAACCTGTCCACATCCCGGATTCTGGACGATGTCGCCTCGAGGCACGGCGGGCGCGTCGAACGTGCTCCGGTGGGCGAAGTCAACGTTGCGGTGAAGATGCGGGCGGTCGGCGCCGTCATTGGGGGGGAGGGGAACGGAGGGGTGATCCTCCCCGACCTTCACCTCGGTCGCGACGCCCCGCTCGCGGCCGCCCTGATCTTGCAGTTGTTGCACGTCCGTGGCGGCACGGTCTCTGCAATCGTCCATTCTTACCCGCAGTACCGGATCGTGAAGGACAAGCTGGATCGGCCGGACGCCAGCCTCGACTCGGTGTATGCGGCGCTGCGCGCGGGATTCCCGGACGCAGTAGTGGACACGCAGGACGGCCTCCGGCTCACATGGGAGGACCGCTGGGTGCATGTACGACCGTCGGGGACGGAACCCATCGTGCGAGTGATCGCCGAAGGGCCGACCGAAGCCGACGCAAAGGAGCTGGTCCGGCGTTGCCGGACCCCGTTGGATGCCCTCGCGAAAGGATAG
- a CDS encoding glycosyltransferase family 9 protein, whose product MTIQAGLDHVGIVMMSAVGDAVHVLPVLHALKRQRPDARVSWVLQPGPATLVRGHPLVDDIIEFDRARGWRAFRDVRRALHARPVMDLVLGLQVYFKAGIVTSFTRAPVKLGFDRARARDANWLFTTHRIPAHPVGQHVQDQYFEFLHALGIPTEPPTWNLGPWPQERPWQQEFVASVGRPYAALVIATSKPEKDWLPDRWARVCDALWTDFGLQPVLVGGRSPRELAAEAAIVGAASHPPVSALGSGLRRLVAILDGAQLVIAPDTGPLHMAVALDRPVVSLIGYTNPKRTGPYRRFHDLIVDAYGDPGEDYPISMENRPGRMLRITVDHVLARVQHWREHYPR is encoded by the coding sequence ATGACGATCCAGGCCGGCCTCGACCATGTCGGGATCGTCATGATGAGCGCGGTGGGCGACGCGGTGCATGTCCTCCCCGTGCTGCATGCCCTCAAGCGACAACGGCCGGATGCGCGCGTGTCCTGGGTTCTTCAACCCGGCCCCGCCACCCTCGTGCGCGGCCACCCACTCGTCGACGACATCATCGAGTTTGACCGCGCGCGCGGGTGGCGGGCCTTTCGCGACGTCCGTCGGGCACTGCACGCGCGCCCAGTGATGGACCTTGTCCTTGGCCTCCAGGTCTACTTCAAGGCAGGGATTGTCACCTCCTTCACGCGCGCGCCGGTGAAACTCGGCTTTGACCGCGCGCGCGCGCGCGACGCGAACTGGCTCTTCACTACCCATCGCATCCCCGCGCACCCCGTCGGCCAGCACGTGCAGGACCAGTACTTCGAGTTCCTGCACGCGTTAGGCATCCCGACCGAACCGCCCACGTGGAACCTCGGCCCGTGGCCCCAGGAGCGACCGTGGCAGCAGGAGTTTGTGGCGTCAGTCGGCAGGCCATACGCCGCACTGGTGATCGCCACCAGCAAGCCGGAGAAGGATTGGCTGCCAGATCGCTGGGCACGCGTGTGCGACGCCCTCTGGACCGACTTTGGACTGCAGCCGGTTCTTGTGGGTGGGCGGTCACCTCGTGAGCTGGCGGCCGAGGCCGCCATCGTGGGCGCCGCGTCGCATCCGCCGGTGAGCGCCCTCGGCAGTGGACTACGCCGGCTTGTCGCGATTCTTGACGGCGCCCAGCTGGTCATCGCGCCAGACACGGGCCCGTTGCACATGGCGGTTGCCCTCGACCGGCCAGTGGTCTCGCTGATCGGATACACAAACCCAAAGCGAACAGGCCCATACCGCCGGTTCCATGATCTCATTGTGGATGCATACGGTGACCCGGGCGAAGACTACCCGATCAGCATGGAGAATCGCCCGGGACGCATGCTGCGGATCACGGTGGATCACGTGCTGGCGCGCGTGCAGCACTGGCGCGAGCATTATCCGCGCTGA
- a CDS encoding M48 family metallopeptidase, producing MPARLILTDISSTAWEHPADRAALNTLRSIPGFDQVVRKVAAFFGERGVRQMFLANAVRVGPNQRPRLWAQYQEVLETLDWKTVPELYVTQTPLVNAAAVGFDKPFIVMNSGLMELLDEEEQRDILGHELGHIMSGHTTYTTIAIIILTVGIQNLPFLAGMALLPFQLALMEWYRKAELSADRAGLLVTQNVRTNMGTFLKMAGGAEWGDKISIDAFIEQAEQYEGSSDFADKVWQIINTAFRTHPFGTVRAAEIQRWVKSGEYDRILGGDYRRRSDASTPPLSDDYVDAAGYYSQQARGAVDSFNEVVNRARDAFNSAFKGPSGT from the coding sequence ATGCCTGCTCGCCTGATCCTCACCGACATCAGTTCGACGGCCTGGGAGCACCCGGCCGATCGGGCTGCCCTCAACACCCTGCGGTCGATTCCGGGCTTTGACCAGGTAGTCCGCAAGGTCGCGGCCTTCTTTGGCGAGCGTGGCGTCCGACAGATGTTCCTGGCCAATGCGGTGCGCGTCGGACCGAACCAGCGGCCCCGGCTCTGGGCCCAGTACCAGGAGGTCCTCGAGACGCTGGACTGGAAGACCGTTCCCGAACTGTATGTCACGCAGACCCCCCTCGTGAACGCAGCGGCGGTCGGGTTCGACAAGCCGTTCATCGTGATGAACTCGGGCCTGATGGAACTCCTGGACGAGGAGGAACAGCGCGACATCCTCGGTCACGAACTCGGCCACATCATGAGTGGCCACACCACCTACACGACGATCGCGATCATCATCCTGACGGTCGGGATCCAGAACCTCCCCTTCCTCGCCGGGATGGCCCTGCTGCCCTTCCAGCTGGCCCTGATGGAGTGGTATCGCAAGGCCGAGCTCTCCGCCGACCGTGCCGGGCTGCTCGTCACGCAGAACGTCCGGACCAACATGGGGACCTTCCTCAAGATGGCCGGGGGCGCCGAGTGGGGGGACAAGATCTCGATCGACGCTTTCATCGAGCAGGCGGAGCAGTACGAGGGCTCCTCCGACTTCGCGGACAAGGTCTGGCAGATCATCAACACGGCGTTCCGCACCCACCCGTTCGGGACGGTCCGGGCTGCCGAGATCCAGCGATGGGTGAAGAGCGGCGAGTACGACCGGATCCTCGGGGGCGACTATCGGCGCCGGTCCGACGCATCGACACCGCCACTCTCCGACGATTACGTTGACGCCGCCGGCTACTACAGCCAGCAGGCGCGCGGAGCGGTCGACTCGTTCAACGAGGTGGTCAACCGGGCTCGCGACGCCTTC
- the glmS gene encoding glutamine--fructose-6-phosphate transaminase (isomerizing) has product MCGIVGYVGRRTATPLLIEGLKRLEYRGYDSAGVAIMNGKGVETVKESGKIARLEALLASTPVVGTTGIGHTRWATHGPPNQVNAHPHTSQDGTIAVVHNGIIENATVLKKMLEGLGYKFSSDTDTEVLAHLIEECFDGNLEDAVIEALWQVEGTYGIAVISSVDQHKIVAARKGSPLLVGLGENEHFVASDVSAILAHTRQVVYLDDGEMAVVDQSGYRIVDLNATEVLKKVAHIDWDLGQIERGGFAHFMLKEIFEQPRTVENTMRGRLLRDEGTSKLGGLNLTDEELLSFTNIVITACGTSWHSALIGESLIEELARVPVEVEYASEFRYRNPIVDERTLCIAISQSGETADTLAAMREAKRRGARTLGIVNVVGSTIARESDGGIYIHAGPEIGVASTKAFTSQVIALLLFTLKLARLRDLSLLRGRDVIDGMLALPGQIQDILDRAPEIEELAEEFKRASNFLYLGRGYNFPVALEGALKLKEISYIHAEGYPAAEMKHGPIALIDEMMPVVFVAPHDSVFDKITSNVHEVKARKGRVIAVTSRDEPALAGKIDYEFRIPETIDLLMPILASVPLQLLAYYVAVKRGANVDQPRNLAKSVTVE; this is encoded by the coding sequence ATGTGTGGAATTGTCGGGTATGTCGGTCGGCGCACTGCGACTCCCCTGTTGATCGAGGGGCTCAAGCGCCTCGAGTATCGCGGTTACGACTCTGCCGGCGTTGCGATCATGAACGGCAAGGGGGTCGAGACCGTCAAGGAGTCCGGAAAGATCGCGCGGTTGGAAGCGCTGTTGGCGTCGACCCCGGTGGTGGGCACCACCGGGATCGGGCATACCCGCTGGGCGACGCACGGACCGCCGAACCAGGTGAACGCGCACCCGCACACCAGTCAGGACGGCACCATTGCGGTGGTCCATAACGGGATCATTGAAAACGCGACGGTCCTCAAGAAGATGCTGGAGGGACTCGGCTACAAGTTCTCCTCCGACACGGACACCGAGGTCTTGGCGCATCTTATCGAGGAGTGCTTCGACGGCAACCTGGAAGACGCGGTCATCGAGGCCCTGTGGCAGGTGGAGGGGACCTACGGCATTGCTGTGATCTCGAGTGTTGACCAGCACAAGATCGTCGCCGCCCGCAAGGGGAGCCCGCTCCTCGTTGGCCTGGGGGAGAACGAGCACTTCGTGGCCTCAGACGTCTCGGCGATCCTCGCGCACACGCGGCAGGTGGTCTATCTGGACGACGGTGAAATGGCGGTGGTCGATCAATCCGGGTACCGGATCGTCGACCTCAACGCTACCGAAGTCCTCAAGAAGGTGGCGCACATTGACTGGGACCTCGGACAGATCGAGCGCGGCGGGTTCGCGCACTTCATGCTCAAGGAGATCTTCGAGCAGCCGCGCACCGTCGAGAACACGATGCGCGGGCGCCTGCTGCGCGATGAGGGCACCTCAAAGCTCGGTGGCCTGAACCTGACCGACGAAGAACTGCTCTCGTTCACCAACATCGTTATCACGGCGTGCGGCACGAGCTGGCACTCCGCGCTGATCGGCGAAAGTCTCATCGAAGAGCTCGCGCGTGTCCCGGTGGAAGTCGAGTACGCCTCGGAGTTCCGCTATCGCAACCCCATCGTCGACGAGCGGACCCTCTGCATTGCGATCTCGCAGTCCGGCGAGACCGCGGACACGCTGGCGGCCATGCGGGAAGCCAAGCGCCGCGGTGCCCGCACGTTAGGCATCGTGAACGTGGTAGGCTCGACCATCGCGCGCGAATCCGATGGTGGGATCTACATCCACGCGGGACCCGAGATTGGCGTGGCGTCGACCAAGGCGTTCACGAGCCAGGTCATCGCGCTGCTGCTGTTCACGCTCAAGCTGGCACGGCTGCGCGACCTGTCGCTCCTCCGCGGACGAGACGTGATCGACGGGATGCTCGCGTTGCCTGGCCAGATCCAGGACATCCTCGATCGGGCCCCGGAAATCGAGGAACTGGCCGAAGAGTTCAAGCGGGCGAGCAATTTCCTGTACCTCGGGCGCGGCTACAACTTCCCGGTGGCACTCGAGGGGGCGCTCAAGCTCAAGGAAATCAGCTATATCCACGCCGAGGGATATCCCGCGGCCGAGATGAAGCATGGGCCGATCGCGTTGATCGATGAGATGATGCCCGTGGTGTTCGTGGCGCCACACGACTCGGTCTTCGACAAGATCACCTCGAACGTCCACGAGGTAAAAGCGCGAAAGGGACGGGTCATTGCGGTCACCAGTCGCGACGAGCCCGCGCTGGCCGGCAAGATCGACTACGAGTTCCGCATCCCCGAGACCATCGACCTGCTCATGCCCATCCTGGCCTCGGTGCCGCTGCAGCTGCTTGCGTACTACGTCGCGGTGAAACGTGGCGCTAACGTCGACCAGCCGCGCAACCTCGCCAAGTCCGTCACGGTCGAGTAG
- a CDS encoding response regulator, whose protein sequence is MIHGPEHDHQPPALRCLVVDDEPNLRRVLMRVMQADGFACDEASSGVEALASLARRPVTLLLSDLHMPEMDGIGLLREVRGRYPDVAVVMITAVADVATAVSCLGAGAMDYLTKPFHIEEVRARVRQALDKRRLVLENRDYQERLEERVAMQSHRLEQLFLASIQSLADALEVKDTYTHGHSVRVSQYSSVIARALGLEAEDVRQVEIGGRVHDIGKIGVRESVLNKNGPLTDEEYQHIMTHPMVGWRILSPLLSDMPKALNIVRSHHERFDGRGLPDKLAGVDIPREARIAAVADTFDAMTSARPYRPGVPLQATVTELRRCAGTQFDPEVVDAFLDSLSSGAIDPATLESSASSTR, encoded by the coding sequence ATGATCCACGGACCTGAGCATGACCACCAGCCACCGGCCTTGCGCTGTCTCGTGGTGGACGATGAGCCAAACCTTCGCCGCGTCCTCATGCGGGTCATGCAGGCCGATGGGTTCGCCTGCGACGAGGCCTCCTCGGGGGTAGAAGCGCTCGCCAGCCTGGCGCGCCGTCCGGTCACCCTCCTGCTGTCGGACCTGCACATGCCGGAAATGGACGGGATCGGGCTCCTGCGTGAGGTGCGGGGGCGCTATCCCGACGTTGCGGTGGTCATGATCACGGCGGTGGCCGACGTCGCGACCGCCGTGAGTTGCCTCGGTGCAGGGGCGATGGACTACCTCACGAAGCCGTTCCACATCGAGGAGGTCCGCGCGCGCGTCCGCCAGGCGCTCGACAAACGACGTCTGGTGCTCGAGAATCGCGACTATCAGGAGCGCCTCGAGGAACGCGTGGCGATGCAATCCCATCGACTGGAACAGCTCTTCCTCGCCAGCATCCAGTCGCTCGCCGACGCGCTCGAAGTTAAGGACACCTACACGCACGGTCACTCCGTGCGGGTCTCGCAATATTCGAGCGTGATTGCGCGCGCCCTCGGACTTGAGGCGGAGGATGTGCGCCAGGTGGAGATCGGCGGGCGCGTGCACGATATCGGCAAGATCGGCGTGCGGGAGAGTGTGCTCAACAAGAACGGGCCCCTGACGGACGAGGAATACCAACACATCATGACGCATCCGATGGTTGGGTGGCGGATCCTGTCGCCGCTGCTGTCGGACATGCCCAAGGCCCTGAACATCGTGCGCTCGCACCACGAGCGGTTCGACGGCCGCGGCCTCCCGGACAAACTGGCCGGTGTAGACATCCCGCGTGAAGCGCGCATCGCCGCCGTGGCGGACACGTTCGACGCCATGACCAGCGCGCGGCCGTACCGGCCGGGGGTCCCGCTCCAGGCAACCGTCACCGAACTGCGACGCTGCGCCGGCACGCAGTTCGACCCGGAGGTTGTTGATGCATTCCTGGACTCCCTCTCGAGCGGAGCCATCGATCCCGCCACCCTCGAATCGTCCGCGTCGTCCACCCGCTGA
- a CDS encoding arsenite methyltransferase: MSDETSCCGPTCCSDDAAPVATATVSLARGTTTEPGAQVRAVVREKYGEAARRAAEGKAATCGCGTSGCGSEAAEVWDPITTNLYDAGEVAGVPAEALLASLGCGNPTALANLNAGERVLDLGSGGGIDVLLSARRVGPTGKAYGLDMTDEMLALAQENKARSGLTNVEFLRGEIEHIPLPAASVDVIISNCVINLSADKRQVLREAYRVLAPGGRFAVSDVVLRGELPDDVRRSVALFTGCVSGALTETEFLDYLRDAGFESPSIEPTRVYSREDAQALLDSAGLSDPALLDAVDGRVMSAFIRARKPGLATP, encoded by the coding sequence ATGAGTGACGAGACGAGCTGCTGCGGCCCCACGTGCTGCAGCGATGATGCCGCCCCCGTGGCGACCGCGACGGTGTCGCTGGCCCGTGGGACCACAACGGAGCCGGGGGCGCAGGTCCGGGCTGTCGTGCGTGAGAAGTACGGGGAGGCCGCACGCCGGGCGGCCGAGGGGAAGGCGGCCACCTGTGGCTGCGGCACGTCCGGCTGTGGCAGCGAGGCCGCCGAAGTCTGGGACCCCATCACCACCAACCTCTACGATGCAGGGGAGGTCGCTGGCGTCCCGGCCGAGGCGCTCCTGGCATCGTTAGGTTGCGGCAACCCGACGGCTCTGGCCAACCTCAACGCGGGCGAACGGGTGCTGGATCTCGGGTCGGGAGGCGGGATCGACGTGCTGCTCTCGGCGCGACGCGTCGGGCCGACCGGCAAGGCCTACGGCCTCGACATGACCGATGAGATGCTGGCACTCGCCCAGGAAAACAAGGCGCGCAGCGGGCTCACGAACGTCGAGTTCCTTCGCGGCGAGATCGAGCACATCCCCCTGCCGGCGGCCAGCGTCGACGTGATCATCAGCAACTGCGTGATCAACCTGTCCGCCGACAAGCGGCAGGTCCTCCGTGAGGCGTACCGCGTGCTCGCTCCAGGTGGCCGCTTCGCCGTCTCTGACGTCGTGCTGCGCGGCGAGCTGCCGGACGATGTCCGGCGCAGCGTGGCCCTCTTCACCGGGTGCGTCAGCGGCGCCCTCACCGAGACGGAGTTCCTCGACTACTTGCGGGACGCCGGCTTTGAGTCTCCATCGATCGAGCCGACACGCGTCTATTCGCGCGAGGACGCGCAAGCGCTGCTCGACAGCGCGGGGCTTTCGGATCCGGCCCTCCTCGATGCGGTGGACGGCCGTGTGATGAGCGCCTTCATTCGGGCGCGCAAGCCGGGTCTCGCCACGCCATAG
- a CDS encoding GNAT family N-acetyltransferase, protein MTQTSALTIRPAIAEDRAHVVRLLRGAGLPEDGLDEQFGPAYAVAVANGAIVGAEGMERYDTAGLLRSAVVAPDWRGKGIGEALTRDRLAWAASNGIREVWLLTTTAEAWFPRFGFQRADRAEAPASVQASREFAEACPASAIAMRRVQP, encoded by the coding sequence ATGACGCAGACGAGTGCCCTCACCATTCGCCCGGCAATCGCGGAGGACCGCGCGCACGTCGTTCGGCTGCTCCGCGGCGCCGGCCTCCCCGAAGACGGACTCGACGAGCAGTTCGGGCCCGCCTATGCCGTCGCCGTCGCGAACGGTGCCATCGTGGGCGCCGAGGGAATGGAGCGATACGACACCGCCGGGCTCCTGCGCTCCGCAGTTGTTGCTCCTGACTGGCGAGGGAAGGGGATCGGCGAGGCCCTGACGCGCGATCGCCTCGCGTGGGCCGCGTCGAACGGGATCCGCGAGGTGTGGCTGCTGACGACGACCGCCGAGGCTTGGTTTCCGAGGTTTGGTTTTCAGCGGGCCGACCGTGCGGAGGCGCCAGCCTCCGTCCAGGCCTCGCGAGAGTTTGCCGAAGCCTGTCCGGCATCGGCGATTGCCATGCGCCGCGTCCAACCATGA
- a CDS encoding D-tyrosyl-tRNA(Tyr) deacylase encodes MRVLLQRVSRGAVRIREPDGASRTAGAVGRGFVLLVGFTHSDTEAQVRWMAEKVVGLRVFEDADGKMNLALADVGGALLVVSQFTLYGDSAKGRRPSFVEAARPEVAVPLYELFVGALRGHGVEVATGEFGASMEVDLVNDGPVTMWLER; translated from the coding sequence ATGCGAGTCCTTCTGCAACGAGTGTCGCGCGGCGCGGTCCGCATCCGGGAGCCCGACGGGGCCAGCCGCACGGCGGGCGCCGTCGGCCGCGGCTTTGTGCTCCTGGTGGGGTTCACCCATTCGGACACTGAGGCACAGGTTCGCTGGATGGCCGAGAAGGTCGTGGGGCTCCGGGTGTTCGAGGATGCGGATGGGAAAATGAACCTCGCCCTCGCGGACGTGGGCGGCGCGCTGCTCGTGGTCTCCCAGTTCACGCTTTATGGTGACAGCGCGAAAGGGCGTCGGCCCTCATTCGTCGAGGCGGCTCGGCCGGAAGTCGCCGTGCCCCTGTACGAGCTGTTCGTCGGCGCGCTCCGCGGCCACGGGGTGGAGGTTGCCACCGGCGAGTTCGGGGCGAGCATGGAGGTCGACTTGGTTAACGACGGGCCAGTGACGATGTGGCTCGAGCGATGA
- the maf gene encoding septum formation inhibitor Maf — protein MNGARVVLASQSPRRRQLLSLIGIPHEVRPADIDETFGSDEQPVPHCERLAREKALTIARQDPEAIVIAADTIVVLDGEVLGKPADEAEAREILARLSGRTHTVHTALAVARGPVIRAAVESVQVTFRELSPENIARYVATGEPMDKAGAYGIQGFGATIVRRIDGDYFAVMGLALGRLVELLGEVGVTYQVGVGLHVPPTVHAPETTRAPSGSQ, from the coding sequence ATGAATGGCGCCCGGGTGGTCCTGGCCTCGCAGTCGCCGCGGCGACGGCAACTGCTGTCGCTCATCGGGATTCCGCACGAGGTGCGTCCGGCCGACATCGATGAGACCTTCGGGTCGGATGAGCAGCCCGTTCCTCACTGCGAGCGATTGGCCCGCGAAAAGGCGCTGACCATCGCGCGACAGGACCCTGAGGCGATCGTCATCGCGGCGGACACGATCGTGGTCCTGGACGGGGAAGTGCTCGGGAAACCCGCTGACGAGGCCGAGGCGCGCGAGATCCTCGCGCGGTTGTCGGGGCGGACGCATACGGTCCACACCGCGCTGGCGGTGGCTCGTGGACCAGTGATCCGCGCGGCGGTGGAGTCGGTGCAGGTCACCTTTCGCGAGTTGTCCCCCGAGAACATCGCCCGCTACGTCGCGACCGGGGAGCCGATGGACAAGGCTGGCGCCTACGGCATTCAGGGCTTTGGCGCCACGATCGTCCGTCGCATCGACGGGGACTACTTCGCCGTCATGGGGCTGGCGCTCGGTCGCCTCGTGGAGCTGCTGGGCGAGGTTGGCGTGACGTACCAGGTCGGCGTGGGGCTGCATGTTCCGCCGACCGTGCATGCGCCAGAAACGACGCGGGCGCCGTCAGGAAGCCAGTAA
- a CDS encoding helix-turn-helix transcriptional regulator, giving the protein MPKTLEMIDRRPGERCCDTSARPSTTFAAAERDAEGFDLLAHPVRLQLLDLLARNAGRVCVCDLEAAVPVKQPTVSHHLRLLREAGVVESDKVGVWAYYHINRPRLAALRERLARRLDQLTQGVSR; this is encoded by the coding sequence ATGCCCAAGACCCTCGAAATGATCGACCGTCGTCCCGGCGAGCGCTGCTGTGATACCAGTGCGCGGCCGTCCACGACGTTTGCCGCGGCCGAACGCGATGCCGAGGGCTTTGACCTCCTCGCCCACCCGGTGCGGCTGCAACTGCTCGATCTCCTCGCGCGAAACGCCGGCCGGGTCTGTGTCTGTGACCTCGAGGCCGCGGTTCCCGTGAAGCAGCCGACGGTGTCGCACCACCTCCGCCTGCTGCGGGAGGCTGGCGTCGTTGAGTCGGACAAGGTCGGAGTCTGGGCCTACTACCACATCAATCGGCCGCGATTGGCCGCGCTCCGGGAGCGACTGGCGCGACGGCTGGACCAGCTGACACAGGGGGTGAGTCGATGA
- a CDS encoding PLP-dependent transferase: MSRIFDDDLAYGFGTRAIHAGQRPDPVSGAIMTPIYQTSTYAQEALNQHKGYEYARGKNPTREALERNLASLENGVHGFAFGSGMGCMDSIMKLFKSGDRIVCADNLYGGTPRLFDRILVNYGLRFSYVDTRDPGQVADAMGPDVKAIVVETPTNPLMHLTDIAAVAAIAHSHGALLIVDNTFATPVFQRPLEQGADIVFHSTTKYLNGHSDMIGGAAIVRDDDLGARLQFILNSAGAVPGPFDAWLVLRGTKTLHLRMAAHDANGRAIAAFLADRLGDSRVFYPGLPSHPQHELAKRQMSGFGAMISFEMGSKESARTVMNRLKVFTIAESLGGVESLVNHPASMTHASVPVERRAMIGITDGLIRLSVGVEDQADLLKDLDQALA, from the coding sequence ATGTCCCGGATCTTCGACGACGATCTCGCCTACGGCTTTGGCACCCGCGCCATCCACGCCGGCCAGCGCCCCGACCCGGTGTCGGGCGCGATCATGACGCCCATCTACCAGACGTCTACCTACGCACAAGAAGCGCTCAACCAGCATAAAGGCTACGAATACGCACGGGGGAAGAACCCCACGCGTGAGGCGCTCGAGCGAAACCTCGCCTCGCTGGAGAACGGCGTCCATGGCTTCGCCTTCGGCAGTGGGATGGGGTGCATGGACTCGATCATGAAGCTGTTCAAATCAGGGGATCGGATCGTCTGTGCCGACAACCTGTATGGAGGCACACCGCGCCTCTTTGATCGAATTCTCGTCAACTACGGCCTGCGGTTTAGCTATGTCGACACCCGAGACCCCGGGCAGGTCGCGGACGCGATGGGGCCGGACGTGAAGGCGATTGTCGTCGAAACGCCCACGAACCCGCTGATGCACCTCACGGACATCGCAGCCGTCGCGGCCATCGCACACAGCCACGGCGCCCTGCTGATCGTCGACAATACCTTCGCCACCCCGGTCTTCCAGCGCCCACTCGAGCAAGGGGCCGATATCGTCTTTCACTCCACGACGAAATACCTGAACGGGCACAGCGACATGATCGGAGGCGCCGCCATCGTCCGCGATGACGACCTCGGCGCTCGACTCCAGTTCATCCTGAACAGCGCCGGGGCCGTGCCCGGCCCGTTCGATGCGTGGCTCGTGCTGCGTGGCACGAAGACGCTGCACCTTCGCATGGCCGCCCATGATGCCAACGGACGGGCCATCGCTGCCTTCCTCGCGGACCGGCTCGGCGACTCCCGAGTGTTCTACCCGGGGTTGCCCTCACATCCCCAGCACGAACTCGCCAAGCGGCAGATGTCCGGCTTTGGCGCGATGATCTCGTTCGAAATGGGCTCGAAGGAGAGCGCCCGGACGGTGATGAACCGTCTCAAGGTCTTCACCATCGCGGAGTCGCTGGGTGGCGTGGAGAGTCTGGTCAACCACCCGGCCTCGATGACGCACGCCTCTGTCCCGGTCGAACGGCGTGCAATGATCGGGATCACCGACGGCCTGATCCGGCTCTCTGTCGGAGTGGAGGACCAGGCCGACCTCCTGAAAGACCTGGACCAGGCACTCGCATGA